From the genome of Abditibacteriaceae bacterium, one region includes:
- a CDS encoding metal ABC transporter permease: MDAFWIIATGCLVAISCSLCGCFLVLRRMALLGDAISHAVLPGIVLAFLVSGSRSSVPMLIGAAAFGLLTAAGVQWLHRGGRVQSDAAIGVTFTALFAFGVVLVSLFAGHVDLDQECVLYGEIAYVPLDLLRVGDYLIGPRAFWQMLAVLILCGGVIGAAWKELKLTSFDPDMAAAVGINVALVHYILMALVSAATVGSFELVGAILVVAMLVVPAATAYLLTDELGKMMGVAAIVGVVSTVLGYGLALVLDASPAGAISVAAGFLFSLALLLSPSHGIVPRAISQRRLSQRIGREDALQMLWRRAERGETLDALGLAALTRREIGAARATLNSLARAGLATETGKNWTLSETGRQTAQDLMQRHRVYESYLGELGYATDHVHDAADRTDHFLSPDAVRALSEAAGNPARDPQGKEIPQ; encoded by the coding sequence ATGGATGCTTTCTGGATTATCGCCACGGGCTGTCTGGTAGCGATTTCGTGTTCGCTCTGCGGTTGCTTCCTCGTGCTGCGGCGCATGGCGCTTTTGGGCGACGCGATTTCGCACGCGGTTTTGCCGGGCATTGTGCTCGCGTTTCTTGTGTCGGGTTCGCGCTCTTCGGTGCCAATGCTGATTGGCGCGGCAGCGTTTGGGCTTTTGACGGCTGCGGGCGTCCAATGGCTGCATCGCGGTGGGCGCGTGCAAAGCGACGCGGCGATTGGCGTGACTTTTACCGCGCTTTTTGCCTTTGGCGTTGTTCTTGTTTCGCTCTTCGCGGGCCACGTTGACCTCGACCAGGAATGCGTGCTTTACGGCGAGATTGCCTACGTGCCGCTCGATTTGCTGCGCGTCGGCGATTATCTCATCGGGCCGCGCGCGTTCTGGCAAATGCTGGCGGTTCTGATTTTGTGTGGCGGCGTTATCGGCGCGGCATGGAAAGAACTTAAACTCACCTCGTTCGACCCCGACATGGCAGCGGCAGTTGGCATCAACGTGGCCCTCGTGCATTACATCCTGATGGCACTGGTTTCGGCGGCGACGGTCGGTTCGTTCGAACTAGTCGGCGCAATTTTAGTTGTGGCGATGCTCGTCGTTCCCGCCGCGACTGCGTATTTGCTGACCGACGAACTGGGGAAAATGATGGGCGTCGCGGCGATCGTCGGCGTAGTCTCGACCGTTCTCGGCTACGGACTGGCGCTGGTTTTGGACGCGTCGCCAGCGGGCGCGATTTCAGTGGCCGCCGGATTCTTGTTCTCCCTCGCGCTTCTTTTGTCGCCGTCGCATGGCATTGTGCCGCGCGCGATTTCACAGCGACGTTTGTCGCAGCGAATCGGGCGCGAAGACGCGTTGCAAATGCTGTGGCGTCGCGCCGAACGCGGCGAAACTCTTGATGCTCTTGGTTTAGCGGCGTTGACGCGCCGCGAAATCGGTGCGGCCCGCGCGACACTCAATTCGCTCGCGCGTGCTGGCCTTGCCACTGAAACCGGCAAGAATTGGACGCTTTCGGAAACAGGCCGCCAAACCGCGCAGGATTTAATGCAGCGCCATCGCGTGTATGAAAGTTATCTCGGCGAACTCGGTTACGCGACCGATCATGTGCATGACGCCGCCGACCGCACCGATCACTTTCTTTCGCCCGACGCAGTGCGCGCGCTCAGCGAAGCCGCCGGTAACCCTGCACGCGACCCGCAGGGCAAAGAAATTCCGCAGTAG
- a CDS encoding response regulator, which yields MAHILVVDDEPSINGLIAMVLKLEGHDVRQAHEGKTALRMAQEITPDLILLDVMMPGMSGFDVAHALFQSPATQRIPIMFVTATPKPEDLDSNPSMPPIVDYVCKPFEIQSLMVQVRRALNGTPQNS from the coding sequence ATGGCCCATATTCTTGTCGTTGATGATGAACCCAGCATAAACGGCTTGATTGCCATGGTGCTTAAATTGGAAGGGCACGACGTAAGACAAGCTCATGAGGGCAAAACCGCGCTACGCATGGCACAGGAAATCACGCCAGATCTGATTTTGTTGGATGTAATGATGCCGGGAATGTCAGGCTTTGACGTGGCACACGCACTTTTCCAAAGCCCTGCAACGCAGCGCATACCTATCATGTTCGTTACTGCTACCCCCAAGCCAGAAGACCTTGACAGCAATCCATCCATGCCTCCAATTGTAGATTATGTGTGTAAGCCGTTCGAGATTCAGTCTCTCATGGTGCAGGTACGTCGTGCCCTCAACGGAACTCCACAAAACTCCTGA
- a CDS encoding twin-arginine translocase TatA/TatE family subunit → MPSLGAGELIVIFVLVLVLFGPNRLPELARGLGKGMREIRKVTSEFQSQLSLLADDEDEKKAATVQSPRGEPTRLDQIKWEPDPDVIPPDDAPEHSTVEPSPESTDTAASADSSALKSQEKIHD, encoded by the coding sequence ATGCCGTCGCTTGGAGCCGGAGAACTCATCGTCATTTTTGTGCTTGTGCTTGTTTTGTTCGGGCCAAACCGTTTGCCCGAATTGGCGCGCGGGCTGGGCAAGGGAATGCGCGAAATTCGCAAAGTCACCTCGGAATTTCAAAGCCAGCTTTCACTCCTGGCCGACGACGAAGATGAAAAGAAAGCCGCGACAGTGCAGTCGCCCCGCGGCGAACCGACGCGTCTCGATCAAATCAAGTGGGAGCCCGACCCCGATGTGATTCCGCCCGACGATGCGCCCGAACATTCTACCGTCGAGCCATCGCCTGAGTCCACGGATACAGCAGCTTCTGCCGATTCTTCTGCTCTTAAATCACAGGAAAAAATTCATGATTAA
- a CDS encoding ADP-ribosylglycohydrolase family protein gives MSELHDAITGCILGAALGDALGLPLERLSRERGRKLFPHLERGPSFAFGRGFVSDDTEHLCLVASALAASAGDGAAFENKLVHGLRAWFLALPPGVGLATLRSCFKLCMGVSPQRSGVFSAGNGPAMRSAILGVCCDGDFDKLRDWNGRSTHLTHTDPKAEAGAFAIALAAWLASHDNLSCEPFLETLRAQLPKNTASEEMMQLARSAAESAARGESADVFAQSLGLEKGVSGYMFHTVPVVLQCALRPGDFAARVEEIVRCGGDADSTASILGGILGARGRSTLPAAWIARLGDWPRSVAWMETLASRLAQSREAHQRVAPPRLFFIPALARNIIFFAAILFHAARRLLPPY, from the coding sequence ATGTCCGAACTTCACGACGCAATTACCGGCTGCATTTTAGGCGCAGCATTGGGCGATGCTCTGGGTTTGCCGCTCGAACGTCTTTCACGCGAGCGCGGGCGTAAACTCTTTCCTCATCTCGAACGCGGGCCGAGTTTTGCCTTCGGACGCGGTTTCGTTTCCGACGACACCGAGCACCTTTGTCTGGTCGCTTCGGCGCTGGCGGCTTCGGCTGGCGACGGGGCGGCATTTGAAAACAAACTGGTGCACGGGTTGCGGGCGTGGTTTCTGGCTTTGCCGCCGGGCGTTGGGCTGGCGACGCTGCGCTCGTGTTTCAAATTGTGCATGGGCGTTTCGCCGCAACGGAGTGGGGTATTTTCGGCAGGCAACGGCCCGGCAATGCGCAGCGCGATTCTGGGCGTTTGCTGTGACGGCGATTTCGACAAACTGCGCGACTGGAACGGGCGTTCAACACACCTCACTCACACCGATCCAAAAGCCGAAGCAGGCGCTTTCGCCATTGCGCTCGCGGCCTGGTTGGCTTCGCACGACAACCTCTCGTGCGAACCGTTTTTGGAAACCTTACGCGCGCAACTTCCGAAGAACACGGCTTCTGAAGAAATGATGCAACTGGCGCGAAGCGCTGCCGAAAGCGCAGCGCGAGGTGAAAGTGCCGATGTGTTTGCGCAGTCGCTCGGCTTAGAGAAGGGCGTCAGCGGCTATATGTTTCATACGGTGCCGGTTGTTTTGCAATGTGCCCTCCGGCCCGGCGATTTTGCCGCACGCGTCGAAGAAATCGTGCGCTGCGGTGGCGATGCCGATTCCACCGCTTCGATTCTGGGTGGAATTCTGGGCGCGCGAGGCCGAAGCACATTACCCGCAGCGTGGATTGCTCGCCTGGGCGATTGGCCTCGCAGCGTTGCGTGGATGGAAACTCTGGCTTCACGATTGGCGCAATCGCGGGAAGCACACCAGCGTGTTGCGCCGCCTCGTTTGTTCTTCATCCCTGCTCTCGCACGAAACATCATTTTCTTCGCAGCGATTCTTTTTCACGCCGCGCGCCGTTTGCTGCCGCCGTATTAA
- a CDS encoding lysine--tRNA ligase: MSETNSQPSEAQNDNDILALRRQRLLDLQKTGRDPYAQTRFDRTHLAFDITTNFETLDGQTSRIAGRIKSRRGQGKIAFADIWDDSGKIQIVAQIDILGESAMEEFLGLDLGDIIGATGTVYRTKRGEVSLQITEFVLLATSVQPPPEKYHGLSNIETRFRQRYADLIANPEVGELFRKRSGIVRAMREFLDARSFLEVETPMMQPIAGGAAARPFVTHHNALDIPLYLRIAPELYLKRLVVGGLERVYEINRNFRNEGVDTRHNPEFTMMELYQAYADYNDMMELTENMLSHIAERVNGTTECTFGPNAEGVTHTFNLKAPFRRATMRELVKEKLGLDIRGGHDLVAAFENGVEETLIEPTFVTDYPIEVSPLAKRKNDEPHLTYRFELFVAGQEIGNAFSELNDPLDQEARFREQAKQKDAGDEEAQSYDADYVRALTYGLPPTGGLGIGIDRLVMLLTNNTSIREVILFPLLKPEH; encoded by the coding sequence ATGAGTGAAACCAATTCCCAACCATCCGAAGCCCAAAACGACAACGACATTCTGGCCCTGCGCCGTCAGCGGCTGCTCGATTTACAAAAGACCGGGCGCGACCCCTACGCACAAACGCGCTTCGACCGCACGCACCTCGCGTTCGACATCACCACCAACTTCGAAACGCTCGACGGCCAAACGTCGCGCATCGCGGGCCGTATTAAAAGCCGTCGCGGGCAGGGCAAAATCGCCTTCGCCGACATTTGGGACGATTCGGGCAAAATCCAGATCGTCGCGCAAATCGATATTCTGGGCGAAAGCGCGATGGAAGAATTTCTCGGGCTTGACCTGGGCGACATCATCGGCGCAACCGGCACCGTCTATCGCACCAAGCGCGGCGAAGTTTCGCTGCAAATCACCGAGTTCGTGCTGCTCGCCACCAGCGTTCAGCCGCCGCCGGAAAAGTATCACGGCTTGAGCAATATCGAAACGCGCTTTCGCCAGCGTTACGCCGATTTGATTGCCAACCCCGAAGTCGGCGAACTGTTCCGGAAAAGAAGCGGCATCGTGCGCGCGATGCGCGAATTCCTCGATGCGCGCAGCTTCTTGGAAGTCGAAACGCCAATGATGCAGCCGATTGCCGGTGGCGCGGCGGCGCGTCCGTTCGTGACACATCACAACGCGCTCGATATTCCGCTGTATTTGCGAATCGCGCCCGAGCTTTATCTCAAGCGTCTGGTTGTCGGCGGGCTTGAGCGCGTTTACGAAATTAACCGCAACTTCCGCAACGAAGGCGTGGACACGCGTCACAACCCCGAATTCACCATGATGGAGCTGTATCAGGCTTACGCCGATTACAACGACATGATGGAGCTGACGGAAAATATGCTGTCACACATCGCTGAGCGCGTGAACGGTACGACCGAATGCACCTTTGGCCCCAACGCTGAAGGAGTGACACACACGTTTAACCTCAAAGCACCTTTCCGCCGCGCCACGATGCGCGAGTTGGTGAAAGAAAAGCTCGGCCTCGATATTCGTGGCGGCCACGATTTGGTGGCGGCTTTTGAAAACGGCGTCGAAGAAACGCTTATCGAACCAACCTTCGTCACCGATTATCCGATTGAAGTTTCTCCGCTCGCCAAGCGCAAGAACGACGAGCCGCATCTCACCTATCGCTTTGAGCTGTTTGTTGCAGGGCAGGAAATCGGTAACGCGTTTAGCGAATTAAACGATCCGCTCGATCAGGAAGCGCGGTTCCGCGAACAAGCAAAGCAGAAAGACGCGGGCGACGAAGAAGCGCAAAGTTACGACGCCGATTATGTGCGCGCCTTAACCTACGGCCTGCCACCAACCGGAGGCTTAGGTATTGGTATCGACCGCTTGGTAATGTTACTAACCAACAACACGTCGATTCGAGAAGTTATCTTGTTCCCGCTTCTCAAACCGGAACATTAA
- a CDS encoding DUF6428 family protein: MTLHELKNVLATNDTRRFALQLPDGRAIPASLHITEVGLVSKTFIDCGGKVHSEERCQLQAWLGEDVDHRLLTGKLADILQMAQKIVPDDSVDVEVEYEDVMISQYRVAGFLVSDDAITFRLEGKHTDCLAKELCLVPSLTGESCCGPSGCC, translated from the coding sequence ATGACACTTCATGAATTGAAAAATGTTCTGGCAACCAACGACACGCGGCGTTTTGCGCTGCAACTGCCCGATGGCCGCGCCATTCCGGCGTCGCTGCACATCACCGAAGTTGGTTTAGTGAGCAAAACCTTCATCGATTGCGGCGGTAAAGTGCATTCAGAAGAGCGCTGCCAATTGCAGGCGTGGCTCGGCGAAGATGTCGATCATCGGCTACTCACTGGAAAGCTCGCGGATATTTTACAGATGGCGCAGAAAATTGTGCCCGACGATTCGGTGGACGTCGAAGTTGAGTACGAAGATGTGATGATTTCGCAATATCGCGTTGCGGGCTTTCTCGTGAGCGACGATGCAATTACGTTCCGTCTCGAAGGCAAGCACACCGATTGTCTGGCGAAAGAATTGTGTCTGGTTCCGTCTTTGACGGGCGAGTCATGTTGCGGGCCATCAGGTTGCTGCTAA
- a CDS encoding metalloregulator ArsR/SmtB family transcription factor, translating into MKQIRETIKPVLRPDANDDELAKLAHAVAHPARVAIVRLLRERQACLCGEIVEVLPLAQSTVSQHLKVLKEAGWVQGEIDGPRVCYCLNPIALEKFGSLIAGL; encoded by the coding sequence ATGAAACAAATTCGCGAAACCATAAAACCTGTATTGCGGCCTGATGCCAACGATGACGAATTGGCAAAGCTCGCACACGCCGTCGCGCATCCGGCGCGGGTGGCAATTGTCCGTCTTTTGCGCGAACGCCAGGCGTGTTTGTGCGGCGAAATCGTTGAGGTTTTGCCGCTCGCGCAAAGCACGGTTTCGCAACATCTCAAAGTCCTCAAAGAAGCGGGCTGGGTTCAGGGCGAAATCGACGGGCCACGCGTTTGTTACTGCCTCAACCCGATTGCGCTCGAAAAGTTTGGGAGCCTCATCGCAGGCTTATAA
- the glp gene encoding gephyrin-like molybdotransferase Glp codes for MKEMVSPAEALALVLETIRSCGEETVSHNESLGRVLARDVISPVDLPPFRNSAMDGYAVRCADLQNATENPVELPVSETIAAGQMPSRALRPNECARIMTGAALPDNADAVVMREETEERGATTVFRTSPAPDEFIRPQGHDIARGELALSAGTLVRAAEWGMLASLEQREVVVARRPRIALIVTGDEVIPAPMPLQSGQIRDSNSFTLRALAQECGAEVELFRVGDDAAQLRALFEQEGFDGFVTSGGISAGDFDIVRDVLPQMGEIVFYRVAMKPGKPVMFAHLNGVPVWALPGNPVSVMVAFELFVRPALLQMQGRSAPRLEVEAVVDGAHRSPQGKVEWVRARIVAEVRSIATVLVARISGDQGSGRLSTMTQANALLEIPADVTQLNAGDRVRARLLGTEI; via the coding sequence ATGAAAGAAATGGTTTCGCCCGCCGAAGCGCTGGCTCTCGTTCTCGAAACAATTCGCTCGTGCGGCGAAGAAACGGTGTCGCACAACGAGTCGCTTGGTCGCGTTCTCGCGCGCGATGTGATTTCGCCCGTCGATTTGCCGCCGTTTCGCAACTCGGCGATGGATGGCTACGCGGTGCGCTGCGCCGATTTACAAAACGCGACAGAGAATCCGGTTGAACTTCCGGTGAGCGAAACGATCGCCGCCGGACAAATGCCGTCGCGCGCGTTGCGGCCCAACGAATGCGCGCGCATTATGACCGGCGCAGCCCTACCCGATAACGCCGATGCCGTCGTGATGCGCGAAGAAACCGAAGAACGCGGCGCAACAACAGTGTTCCGCACTTCGCCCGCGCCTGATGAGTTCATTCGTCCGCAAGGCCACGACATCGCGCGTGGCGAATTGGCCCTTTCCGCAGGAACGCTCGTGCGAGCCGCCGAATGGGGAATGCTGGCGTCGCTCGAACAACGCGAAGTCGTTGTTGCGCGCCGCCCGCGCATCGCGTTGATTGTGACTGGCGACGAAGTGATTCCTGCGCCCATGCCGTTGCAGTCGGGCCAAATCCGCGATTCCAACAGTTTCACATTACGCGCGTTGGCGCAGGAATGCGGCGCTGAGGTCGAACTGTTTCGCGTCGGCGACGATGCCGCACAGTTGCGCGCGTTGTTTGAGCAAGAAGGGTTCGATGGATTCGTCACTTCGGGCGGAATTTCGGCAGGAGACTTCGACATCGTGCGCGATGTCTTGCCGCAAATGGGTGAAATCGTTTTCTATCGCGTGGCAATGAAGCCTGGAAAACCAGTGATGTTCGCGCACCTCAACGGCGTTCCGGTGTGGGCGTTGCCGGGAAATCCGGTGTCGGTGATGGTTGCGTTCGAGCTTTTTGTGCGTCCGGCGCTTTTGCAGATGCAGGGGCGAAGCGCGCCGCGTCTCGAAGTCGAAGCGGTTGTTGATGGTGCGCATCGCTCGCCGCAGGGCAAAGTCGAATGGGTGCGCGCACGTATCGTCGCTGAAGTACGGTCGATAGCGACCGTACTTGTTGCAAGAATCAGCGGCGATCAGGGAAGCGGGCGGCTTTCGACGATGACGCAAGCGAATGCTCTCCTCGAAATTCCTGCAGATGTGACACAATTGAATGCGGGCGACCGCGTGCGCGCCCGTTTGCTCGGAACCGAAATTTGA
- a CDS encoding molybdenum cofactor guanylyltransferase has translation MTVHCAAIIAGGASRRMGTPKALLDYQGKPLISHIAVTLRTVFPDIVVVTQDARFAEAAGARAVPDVFPNRGVLGGIHAALSHFKEPTFCVACDLPYLRDDVLEFFASRGRGADAFVPRIDGFAEPLHALYAPSLLPHFERALQNEKPPAVADVLRRCSVRWLDAELRAFDPELRFLTNWNTPEDVASTVEIDRTLKQ, from the coding sequence ATGACTGTTCATTGTGCTGCGATCATTGCAGGTGGCGCATCGCGCCGCATGGGAACGCCAAAAGCCCTCCTCGACTACCAAGGAAAACCTTTGATTTCGCACATTGCCGTGACGCTGCGCACGGTGTTTCCCGACATCGTCGTGGTGACGCAAGACGCGCGTTTTGCCGAGGCTGCGGGTGCGCGCGCAGTGCCCGATGTGTTTCCGAATCGCGGCGTGTTGGGCGGAATTCACGCCGCGCTGAGTCACTTCAAAGAGCCGACATTTTGCGTCGCGTGCGATTTGCCGTATCTGCGCGACGATGTTTTAGAATTTTTCGCGTCGCGCGGGCGCGGTGCCGATGCGTTTGTGCCGCGCATCGATGGTTTTGCCGAACCGTTGCACGCGCTTTACGCGCCGTCGCTCTTGCCGCATTTCGAGCGCGCGTTACAAAACGAAAAGCCGCCAGCCGTAGCCGACGTTTTGCGCCGTTGCAGTGTGCGCTGGCTCGATGCCGAACTGCGCGCCTTCGACCCCGAATTGCGTTTTCTGACCAATTGGAACACGCCGGAAGATGTTGCGAGTACAGTCGAAATCGACCGTACTTTGAAGCAATGA
- a CDS encoding M48 family metallopeptidase translates to MTALPALPFRLPQISPRAYEHPADRAATAALRAIPLLDTVMRRLTEYRYARAFLQMARANSVQLGPEQLPHIWQSYLGVLDTLDMPQQYGLYITQTPFANAYTLGAQSPIIVMNSGLVSILPEDEVRCVLAHEVGHILSEHSLHRTALIMLIQLSQFAGLPIFAGLPIRAIRFVLLEWFRAAELSADRAAVLAVRDPMVLCRTMMNLAGGAAALDLNIEAFIKQAMDYETCDNSVDKGMRFFLEVGRSHPFPVRRVAEVMKWVQSGDYDRICRGDYIRRDEASHVREDLGEGVKFYSERFGSIMTEAGTSANDFARQAKDWLKRNKEDKEDKETP, encoded by the coding sequence ATGACTGCGCTTCCTGCTCTACCTTTTCGCCTGCCGCAGATTTCGCCCCGTGCCTATGAGCATCCCGCCGACCGCGCGGCGACGGCGGCTTTGCGCGCGATTCCCCTACTCGATACCGTCATGCGACGGCTGACGGAATATCGCTACGCTCGCGCCTTTTTACAAATGGCGCGAGCGAACTCGGTGCAGTTAGGGCCGGAGCAATTGCCTCACATCTGGCAGTCGTATCTCGGCGTGCTCGATACGCTCGATATGCCGCAGCAATACGGGCTTTATATCACGCAAACGCCGTTCGCCAACGCGTACACACTCGGCGCGCAGTCGCCAATTATCGTGATGAACAGTGGGCTGGTTTCGATTCTTCCCGAAGACGAGGTGCGCTGCGTCCTCGCGCATGAAGTCGGGCATATTTTGTCGGAGCATTCTCTCCATCGCACCGCCCTGATTATGCTGATTCAACTCAGCCAGTTCGCAGGTTTGCCAATTTTCGCAGGCTTGCCGATTCGTGCCATTCGCTTCGTGCTGCTGGAGTGGTTCCGCGCCGCCGAACTGAGCGCCGACCGCGCTGCGGTGCTGGCGGTGCGCGACCCAATGGTTCTTTGCCGCACGATGATGAATCTGGCTGGCGGCGCGGCTGCTCTCGACCTCAATATCGAAGCGTTTATCAAGCAGGCGATGGATTACGAAACGTGCGACAACAGCGTCGATAAAGGGATGCGCTTTTTCCTGGAAGTAGGGCGCTCGCATCCGTTTCCGGTGCGCCGCGTGGCCGAAGTGATGAAGTGGGTGCAAAGCGGCGATTACGACCGCATTTGCCGCGGCGATTACATTCGCCGCGATGAAGCGTCGCATGTTCGCGAAGACTTGGGCGAAGGCGTCAAGTTCTACTCCGAGCGCTTTGGGAGTATCATGACTGAAGCCGGTACCAGCGCCAACGACTTCGCGCGTCAGGCGAAAGACTGGCTAAAGCGCAACAAAGAAGACAAAGAAGACAAAGAAACGCCCTGA